The Paludisphaera rhizosphaerae genome segment CTGCCGCTGCAGGGGCTTCTGATCCTCTGGGCGTATGCTTATACCAGGTGGGGGTCTTCTTCGACGCCGGGCGGCAGCTCATGAAAGAATCGCGAGGACGTCGAAAGACGGCCTAACCGAAGTCGATGCCGCGTCCTTGAAACGATGAGCCGTCAGCCGGGGTATCAGCTTCCAGGATCGGTGCGGCCGACAGGTCCGAAGGGTTCGTTTCCATGCGACTCCGCGACGTCGGATTCCTCTGCGTGGTGCTTGGCTGCGGGCTGGCGACGGGGCGCGGGGTGATCCGCTCGGCCTCGCCGGTTCGGGGGCCGTTGCGGGAAGTCGCGGCGCGGCCTGAGGTTTCGGCGCGGGTCGACGAAGCGTTTCGGCGAAGCTGGACCGACCAGGGGATTGAGCCCGCCTCGCCGGCCGACGAGTTGACGGTGATGCGCCGGCTCAGCCTGGGGCTGGCGGGGACGGTTCCCTCGCTGGAGGAAGTCCGACGGTTTGAGGCGATCGAGCCCGGCAAGCGCGTCGACGCCTGGCTGGATGTGCTGCTCCGCGACCGTCGCACGGCCGACCATCTGGCGGAGCGGTTCGCCCGGGCCTTCGTCGGCGTTGAAGGTGGGCCGTTCATCGTCTTTCGGCGACGGCGGTTCACCACCTGGCTGAGCGACGCCATCATGGAGAACCGGCCGTACTCGGCGATCGTCCGCGAATTGATCGCCGAACAGGGGATCTGGACGGATCACCCGGCCGTCAACTTCGTCACCGTCACCCGCGACGAGATGACCCAGCGGCCCGACCCCGACCGGCTCGCGGCGCGGGTCTCGCGGGCCTTCCTGGGGGTTCGGATCGACTGCGCTCAGTGTCACGACCACCCGTTCCAGCCCTGGAAGCAGGCCGACTTCCGGGGGCTCGCCGCGTTCTTCGGCGGCGTTCGATCGAACCTTCGCGGCGTTTCCGACGCCAAGAACGAGTATCGACCGCTCGACCGCAAGACCAAGGAGCCGATCGACGTCGAGCCGACCGTCCCCTCGCATCCGGAACTTCTCCCCGCTGAGGGACCGCCCCGCGAGCGCCTGGCGAGCTGGGTCGTCGACTCGCGCAATCCTTACTTCGCCCGAGCCGCCGTCAACCGCGTCTGGGCCGTCCTGGTCGGCCGACCGCTCGTGGACCCGATCGACGAACTCCCCGCCGCCGCCGACACACCCCCGGCGCTCGACCTGCTCGCGGCCGACTTCGTCGAGCACGGCCACGACCTTCGCCGACTGATCCGAGCGATCGCCTCCACGGAAGTCTACCGGCTGGAGAGCGTCGACCTGCCCGAAGAGGCCGTCTCCCCCAACGACGAGACCTGGGCGGCCTTCCCCATGACCCGCCTGCGGCCCGAACAGGTGGCCGGCGGGCTGGCCCAGTCGGCCTCGATCTCGACCCTCGGGCCGGGCTCGTCGTGGCCCTCTCGCTTCGTCGCCTATGTCGACGGCAACAACTTCGTCCGCCGCTACGGCGACGCCGGCGAGGACGAGTTCTCCCCTCTCGGCGGCACGCTCCCCCAACGGCTGCTGATGATGAACGGCGAACTGGTTAAGAAAAAGACCCGCGGCGACTTCTTCAACGCCTCGCGACGAATCGCCGATCTCGCCCCCGATGGCTCGAAAGCCGTCGAGTTGGCCTATCTCTGCGTTCTCAGCCGTCGCCCGTCCGACGAGGAGGCCGCCCACTTCACCCCTCGTCTGCAGGGGGCGAAGCGCGACGACCGCATCAACCTGATCGCCGACCTCTTCTGGACCCTGCTCAACTCGGCGGAATTCTCATGGAACCATTGAGGAACGTCGGGCTTTCCGGCGTCTTCCCCCCTGGAGGGGGAAGACAGACCGCGCAGCGGTCAGATGAGGGGGACGACCAGCGGTGGATTTCCAGATACGTTTTAGATCCAGAAGTTCCTAGATCTCCACCCCTCATCCGCCCCTGCGGGGCACCTTCCCCCTCAAGGGGGGAAGGCCGTTATGGTCTCGACTCGTATCCCAGGCCCAGTCTGTACGAAGGAGCCGGCCCATGCACCTCGACCGTCGCGGCTTCTTGACGACCCTCGCCGGGCTGAGCTGGATGACCCCTGCCGCCGAGTTGCTCGCGCGCCAGGCCGAGAAGACCGACGGGCCGGCCGGCTCGATCATCCTCCTCTGGCTCGGCGGCGGCCCTAGCCAGCTTGAGACCTTCGACCCTCATCCCGACTCGAACGCCGCCGGCGGGACGAAGGCGATCGCCACGGCCGTGAAGGGGGTCAGTCTGGCCGCCGGGTATGATCGGCTCGCCGAGGAGATGGGCTCGATCGCCTTGATCCGGTCGATGACCAGCAAGGAAGGCGACCACGAGCGCGGGACGTACATGCTGAAGACCGGCTATCGCCCCGATCCGACCGTCATCCACCCATCCATCGGCGCGATCTGCTGCCACGAACTGCCGACCGGAACGACCGACATCCCGCGTCACGTCTCCATCCTGACCGGCCAGTGGCCTAGTCGCGGCGGATTCCTCGGCGGCGAGTACGACGCTTTCCAGGTCGACGACCCCAAGGGGAAGCTGCCGGACGTCGTCACCCCCGTCGCACTTGGCCGCGATTCCCAGAGGGCCCTCGATCTGGACGTCGTCAACCGCGCGTTCGCCCGCCGTCGGACCGCCAGGGTCGAGGCGACGCTCCATCAGCGCTCGGTCGCAGCGGCGCGAGCGATGATGTCCTCGGAGCAGCTCAAGGCGTTCGACGTCTCGCGCGAGCCGGCCGAGATCCGGGCGGAGTACGGCGACTCTCCCTTCGGCCGCGGCTGTCTAGCAGCCCGCCGTCTCGTCGAGGTCGGCGTCCGCTGTGTGGAGGTCACGCTCAACGGCTGGGATTCGCACGTCAACAACCATGAGATCCACCGTCGCCAGGCGGGGATCCTCGACCCGGCCTTCGCGGCCTTGATTCGCGACCTCCGCCGCCGCGACCTGCTCGAGCGCACCATCGTCCTCTGCTGCGGCGAGTTCGGCCGGACCCCGCGCATCAATCCGTTCGGCGGCCGCGACCACTGGACCAACGGCTTCAGCCTGGCCCTCGCCGGCGGCGGCCTCCGCTCGGGCTTCGCCCTGGGCGAGACCGACCCCGAGGGCGTCAAGGACCCGACAAGCCCCATCCCTGTCGCCGACGTCCACGCCACCATCCTCACCTCCCTGGGCCTCGACCCTTCCCGGGAGAACATCGCCCCCGTCACCAGCCGTCCCATCAAGCTCAGCGAAGGCCGCCGCATCCCCGAACTGCTGGCCTGATCCCCCAGGTCGATTCACGCCGAACACGACGGATTGCGACGCCTGCGCCGATTCCCCGTGCGTGGGGGTGGCAACTTGAATTCGGTCGTATCATCCTACTTGAGGCGTGCTGTGGTCCTGGTGCGATTACCGCACGAAGACAGGATAGGCACGACCGCCGAAGACCCTGTTCCGCTTGCAGAGCCGGCTGTCGCAACGACGACGAAAGTCGTCGAGCGAACCCAATTTCGGCGTCCGGCAAATCGCTGTAGCTTCTTGGTGATAAATGGTTTGCAGCGAGCGACCGCTGGAAACGTCGTCGCGAACGGACCCAAAGGAACCCAAGGCCATGCCGACCAGCGTCACGACGTTCCTGATGTTCCAGGGGAAGCAGGCTGAGGAGGCGATTCGGTTCTACGTCGACCTTTTCCCGAACTCGGCCGTCGATTCGATCGTCTTCTACGGGCCGGGCGAGATGGGGCCGGAAGGGACCGTGAAGCTGGCCAATTTCACCCTGGCCGGCCGCCCGTTTCGCGCGATCGACAGCCCGCCGGTCCACGCCTTCGGTTTTACGCCGTCGATCAGCCTGTTCGTCGACCTCGAGGAACGGGCCGCGTTCGACGCCGCTTGCGCCAGGCTGTCGGAGGGCGGGACTCTATTGATGCCCCCCGGCGAGTACGGCTTCAGCGCGGCGTTCGCCTGGCTCAACGACCGGTTCGGCGTCTCGTGGCAGTTGAACGTCCCGTTCGCTTGATCGTTCATGGAGGAGTCACAATGCGATTGATCCTGCCTCTGCTGGTCGGACTGATCGGAGACGTGGACGTCGCCGACGACGCGGCCCTGCGCCGGGCGATCGAGACGGCGAAGGCCGGGACGACGATCCGGATCGCGCCGGGCGAGTACAAGGGAGGCGTCTTCGCGCGCGACCTCGTCGGCCAGCCCGATGCGCCGATCGTGATCCGCGGCGCTGACCCGAAGCATCCGCCCGTCTTCCGCGGGATGGCGTTCGCCATTCACCTGTCGCGCGTCGCTCACCTGGAGTTGCGTGACCTGGTGGTGGAGCGGGCCACGGACAACGGGATCAATATCGACGACGGCGGCGATATGGAAGCGCCCTCGCACCACGTAGTTCTCAGCGGGCTGCGGGTCCGAGACGTCGGCCCGGACGGCAACCACGACGGGATCAAGCTTTCCGGGTTGGCCGACTTCCGCGTCGAGAACTGCACCGTCGAACGTTGGGGCCTGGGCGGTTCGGCGATCGACATGGTCGGCTGTCGCGATGGCGAGATCGTCGGCTGCTC includes the following:
- a CDS encoding DUF1549 domain-containing protein, with the translated sequence MRLRDVGFLCVVLGCGLATGRGVIRSASPVRGPLREVAARPEVSARVDEAFRRSWTDQGIEPASPADELTVMRRLSLGLAGTVPSLEEVRRFEAIEPGKRVDAWLDVLLRDRRTADHLAERFARAFVGVEGGPFIVFRRRRFTTWLSDAIMENRPYSAIVRELIAEQGIWTDHPAVNFVTVTRDEMTQRPDPDRLAARVSRAFLGVRIDCAQCHDHPFQPWKQADFRGLAAFFGGVRSNLRGVSDAKNEYRPLDRKTKEPIDVEPTVPSHPELLPAEGPPRERLASWVVDSRNPYFARAAVNRVWAVLVGRPLVDPIDELPAAADTPPALDLLAADFVEHGHDLRRLIRAIASTEVYRLESVDLPEEAVSPNDETWAAFPMTRLRPEQVAGGLAQSASISTLGPGSSWPSRFVAYVDGNNFVRRYGDAGEDEFSPLGGTLPQRLLMMNGELVKKKTRGDFFNASRRIADLAPDGSKAVELAYLCVLSRRPSDEEAAHFTPRLQGAKRDDRINLIADLFWTLLNSAEFSWNH
- a CDS encoding DUF1501 domain-containing protein — translated: MHLDRRGFLTTLAGLSWMTPAAELLARQAEKTDGPAGSIILLWLGGGPSQLETFDPHPDSNAAGGTKAIATAVKGVSLAAGYDRLAEEMGSIALIRSMTSKEGDHERGTYMLKTGYRPDPTVIHPSIGAICCHELPTGTTDIPRHVSILTGQWPSRGGFLGGEYDAFQVDDPKGKLPDVVTPVALGRDSQRALDLDVVNRAFARRRTARVEATLHQRSVAAARAMMSSEQLKAFDVSREPAEIRAEYGDSPFGRGCLAARRLVEVGVRCVEVTLNGWDSHVNNHEIHRRQAGILDPAFAALIRDLRRRDLLERTIVLCCGEFGRTPRINPFGGRDHWTNGFSLALAGGGLRSGFALGETDPEGVKDPTSPIPVADVHATILTSLGLDPSRENIAPVTSRPIKLSEGRRIPELLA
- a CDS encoding VOC family protein, with amino-acid sequence MPTSVTTFLMFQGKQAEEAIRFYVDLFPNSAVDSIVFYGPGEMGPEGTVKLANFTLAGRPFRAIDSPPVHAFGFTPSISLFVDLEERAAFDAACARLSEGGTLLMPPGEYGFSAAFAWLNDRFGVSWQLNVPFA